The following coding sequences lie in one Phycisphaerae bacterium genomic window:
- the ispG gene encoding flavodoxin-dependent (E)-4-hydroxy-3-methylbut-2-enyl-diphosphate synthase: protein MSHEPSERSFKRRLTRQVKIGNVHVGGNAPICLQSMTSTHTHDVDSTIAQINRLAAAGCDVVRVAVPDRKDTEALKEIVRQSPMPVIADVHFHFQRALEAIAAGAHKIRLNPGNIKDRRQVNEVIRACHDAGIPIRVGVNEGSIVERQDKQLRAAEKDSLAADRSNLVGLMVRKMEDYIRIFEENDFRDVVLAAKSPDPITVIDAYRAISRRFDYPLHLGVTHAGPPETGRIRSIAALASLLAEGIGDTIRISYAADPIHEVEDGKELLCSLGLRRRTEPELIACPTCGRIEVDLFKLVTQVRTKLASLKTPIKVAVMGCVVNGPGEAEGADVAVFAGRGRGVIYVQGEQVRSVNEDQIVEALYDEARAFASRVERGEARLSRGEVSITPA from the coding sequence ATGAGCCATGAACCCTCGGAACGGAGCTTCAAACGCCGGTTGACACGGCAGGTCAAGATCGGCAACGTCCACGTGGGCGGCAACGCGCCTATCTGCCTGCAGTCCATGACCAGCACTCACACCCATGACGTGGACTCGACAATCGCCCAGATCAACCGGCTTGCAGCCGCCGGGTGCGATGTGGTTCGAGTGGCCGTGCCGGACCGAAAGGACACGGAGGCGCTCAAGGAGATCGTCCGGCAGAGTCCGATGCCCGTCATTGCCGACGTCCACTTTCACTTCCAGCGAGCTCTGGAGGCCATCGCGGCCGGCGCGCACAAGATCCGGCTCAACCCCGGGAACATCAAGGATCGCAGGCAGGTCAACGAAGTCATCCGGGCCTGCCACGATGCGGGCATCCCCATCCGAGTAGGCGTCAATGAAGGCAGCATTGTCGAGCGTCAGGACAAACAGCTCCGGGCGGCGGAGAAGGACAGTCTGGCCGCCGATCGATCGAATCTCGTGGGACTGATGGTTCGAAAGATGGAGGACTACATCCGCATCTTCGAGGAAAACGACTTCCGCGACGTTGTCCTGGCGGCCAAGAGCCCGGATCCGATCACTGTAATCGACGCGTACCGGGCGATCAGTCGGAGGTTCGACTACCCGCTGCATTTGGGCGTTACCCACGCCGGGCCGCCAGAAACGGGACGGATCCGGTCGATCGCCGCTCTGGCATCCCTGCTGGCCGAGGGGATCGGAGACACGATTCGCATCTCGTACGCAGCCGATCCGATCCACGAGGTCGAGGACGGCAAGGAGTTGCTCTGCAGTCTCGGCCTCCGGCGCAGGACGGAGCCAGAACTGATCGCCTGTCCGACCTGCGGGCGAATCGAGGTGGACCTGTTCAAACTCGTTACCCAGGTCCGGACGAAGCTGGCATCCCTCAAAACGCCGATCAAAGTGGCGGTCATGGGTTGTGTGGTCAACGGCCCGGGCGAAGCCGAGGGGGCGGACGTCGCCGTCTTTGCCGGCCGGGGCCGAGGCGTGATCTATGTTCAGGGAGAACAGGTCCGGAGCGTCAACGAAGACCAGATTGTTGAGGCACTCTACGACGAGGCCCGAGCTTTCGCCTCCCGGGTCGAACGCGGGGAAGCCCGACTGTCGCGGGGCGAAGTCAGCATCACCCCGGCGTGA
- the bioD gene encoding dethiobiotin synthase — MNGWFVTGTDTGVGKTVIGGALAMLVRAAGLRVGAFKPVATGCRRDMRLGLVCEDAEFLAHCADAAEDLATINPVRYAGDLAPMVAAEWRKQPIDWEAIDQSWGRLRQSSDWIITEGAGGLLVPIDRDNTMADLARRLDLPLVIVARPGLGTINHTLLTLEAARARKLTVAAVVINGYRPGSATLAEETNPEVIGRLAKMPIPLIVPFDARTDTRQGIIGESVLYPLRDFVNHAIGQQRKANRTP, encoded by the coding sequence ATGAACGGCTGGTTCGTGACGGGCACGGATACGGGTGTGGGCAAGACAGTGATTGGCGGGGCACTGGCCATGCTGGTCCGGGCGGCGGGTCTGCGCGTCGGAGCGTTCAAGCCGGTGGCTACCGGCTGTCGGCGGGACATGAGGCTGGGGCTGGTGTGTGAGGATGCCGAGTTCCTGGCTCACTGCGCAGATGCCGCCGAGGACTTGGCGACGATCAATCCGGTCCGTTACGCCGGCGACCTGGCCCCCATGGTGGCGGCCGAATGGCGCAAACAACCCATTGACTGGGAAGCTATCGACCAGAGCTGGGGGCGGCTCCGGCAATCGTCCGACTGGATTATCACCGAGGGGGCCGGCGGCCTGCTCGTGCCCATCGACCGGGACAACACCATGGCCGACCTGGCCCGGCGTCTCGATCTGCCGCTGGTCATCGTCGCTCGTCCTGGACTGGGGACGATCAACCACACGCTGCTGACCCTAGAGGCCGCCCGAGCGCGGAAGCTAACCGTGGCCGCCGTGGTGATCAACGGCTACCGTCCGGGATCGGCCACATTGGCGGAGGAGACCAATCCCGAGGTCATCGGCCGGCTGGCGAAAATGCCCATTCCCCTGATCGTGCCGTTCGATGCCCGAACCGACACTCGCCAGGGAATCATCGGCGAGTCCGTTCTGTACCCGCTCCGCGACTTTGTCAATCATGCGATCGGGCAACAGAGAAAGGCAAACCGCACGCCGTGA
- a CDS encoding argininosuccinate synthase, whose amino-acid sequence MAQNPKKVVLAYSGGLDTSVILPWIRENYGCEVIAFAAELGQGDELKAVRKKALNSGASECVIRDLRSEFVSDFLWPMLKSGAVYEGRYLLGTSIARPLIAKEQVKVAHEFGADAVAHGATGKGNDQVRFEVTVMALDPKLKIIAPWKDPRFKLRSREAAVEYASARGIPVDQTKKKIYSRDRNLWHISHEGAELESTWNEPKDQMLVMSVPIEKAPNKAAYVEIDFEAGVPVGLNGRAMDGVKIIEKLNELGGRHAIGQVDIVENRLVGMKSRGVYETPAGTILYAAHQSLEHVCLDRDTFHYKQEVALRYAELVYYGLWYAPLRQALDAFFNTTQKNVSGTVRVKLYKGNCRVVGCRSPFSLYMPDLASFTMGDEYDSTDAIGFIRLFGLPAKVSGIVERQKGKRK is encoded by the coding sequence ATGGCACAGAATCCTAAGAAAGTCGTTCTTGCGTATTCCGGTGGTCTCGATACCAGCGTCATTCTGCCCTGGATCCGCGAGAACTACGGTTGCGAGGTCATCGCCTTCGCGGCCGAGCTGGGTCAGGGGGATGAACTCAAGGCGGTCCGCAAGAAGGCCCTCAACAGCGGGGCGAGCGAGTGCGTGATTCGCGATTTGCGGTCGGAGTTCGTCAGCGATTTCCTTTGGCCGATGCTCAAGAGCGGGGCGGTCTACGAGGGCCGGTACCTACTGGGTACTTCTATCGCCCGCCCGCTGATCGCCAAGGAGCAGGTCAAGGTTGCCCACGAGTTCGGGGCCGACGCCGTCGCCCACGGGGCAACGGGCAAGGGCAACGACCAGGTGCGCTTCGAGGTCACCGTTATGGCCCTCGATCCCAAGCTCAAGATTATCGCCCCCTGGAAAGACCCCCGGTTCAAGCTCCGCAGCCGCGAGGCGGCCGTGGAGTACGCCAGCGCCCGGGGCATCCCCGTCGATCAGACCAAGAAGAAGATCTACTCCCGGGACCGCAATCTCTGGCACATCTCCCACGAGGGCGCCGAGCTGGAGAGCACCTGGAACGAGCCCAAGGACCAGATGCTGGTCATGAGCGTGCCGATCGAGAAGGCGCCGAACAAGGCCGCTTACGTCGAGATCGACTTCGAGGCCGGCGTGCCCGTGGGGCTCAACGGCCGGGCGATGGACGGTGTCAAGATCATCGAGAAGCTCAACGAGCTGGGCGGCAGGCACGCCATCGGGCAGGTCGATATCGTCGAGAACCGCCTAGTGGGCATGAAGTCCCGCGGCGTGTACGAGACGCCGGCGGGTACGATCCTGTACGCCGCCCACCAGTCGCTCGAGCACGTCTGCCTGGATCGCGACACGTTCCACTACAAGCAGGAAGTCGCCCTGCGCTACGCGGAGCTGGTCTACTACGGTCTCTGGTACGCACCGTTGCGCCAGGCTCTGGATGCGTTCTTCAACACGACGCAGAAGAACGTGAGCGGCACGGTGCGGGTCAAGCTGTACAAGGGCAACTGCCGCGTGGTCGGATGCAGGAGCCCCTTCTCCCTTTACATGCCCGACTTGGCCAGCTTTACCATGGGCGATGAATACGACTCAACCGATGCAATCGGCTTCATCCGCTTGTTCGGGCTGCCTGCCAAGGTGAGCGGGATCGTCGAGCGACAGAAGGGGAAGAGGAAGTAG
- a CDS encoding class I SAM-dependent methyltransferase, with the protein MQSVDRRRFAQMAEDYDQMAPFLVPMYEFLQQEMIRQVDLVSLAGPRVIDLGAGSGRLLERMLTVCPRASCYWVDSSEAFLATARRRLARFGGQVTYVLSPMEEDWVSRVSAPVDVIFSMSAIHHLEPDEKRAVYARSFDLLAEGGWLLNTDEMKGLDLDAYLGSLNVWVRYVDEQMPHVPPELQGHARQWGEHFRNWRRRNVERFDRPKTKGDDLHEPFMDQVRWLKEIGYVNADVFVKYHLWCMVGGRKPWKVPARQRDCRPMQAVPL; encoded by the coding sequence ATGCAATCAGTGGACAGGCGACGTTTCGCCCAGATGGCCGAGGATTACGACCAAATGGCCCCCTTCCTCGTGCCCATGTACGAGTTCCTGCAGCAGGAGATGATTCGCCAGGTGGATCTGGTCTCGCTGGCAGGCCCGCGGGTGATTGACCTTGGTGCGGGCAGTGGTCGGTTGCTGGAGCGGATGCTGACCGTGTGCCCGCGTGCCTCATGTTACTGGGTGGATTCATCGGAGGCGTTTCTGGCGACCGCCCGGCGACGGCTGGCGAGGTTCGGGGGCCAGGTGACCTACGTGCTCTCGCCGATGGAAGAAGACTGGGTTAGCCGCGTGTCGGCACCTGTGGACGTCATCTTCTCCATGTCCGCCATTCACCACCTCGAGCCCGACGAGAAAAGGGCGGTCTATGCCCGCAGTTTCGATCTCCTCGCCGAGGGCGGCTGGTTGCTCAACACCGACGAGATGAAGGGTTTGGACCTGGACGCGTACCTCGGGAGTCTGAACGTGTGGGTACGGTACGTGGACGAGCAGATGCCCCATGTGCCGCCCGAACTGCAAGGGCACGCCCGGCAGTGGGGGGAGCACTTCAGGAACTGGCGACGCCGCAACGTTGAGCGTTTCGACCGGCCGAAGACCAAGGGCGATGATCTGCACGAGCCGTTCATGGATCAAGTCCGCTGGCTCAAGGAGATCGGCTACGTGAACGCGGACGTGTTCGTCAAGTACCATCTCTGGTGCATGGTGGGGGGACGCAAGCCGTGGAAGGTACCGGCCAGGCAGCGTGACTGTCGTCCGATGCAGGCCGTGCCGCTCTGA
- the aroE gene encoding shikimate dehydrogenase, which yields MTTKLCVPLTANTYERMAADIRAATAAHADMIELRLDYLLDHDLASVRGLMDAARSFPGEIIVTCRPAEEGGRWEGDESRRVSLMELAGLCGAHYLDFEYEAWRRSASIRQKIGLVCDVNADSGRPRARLILSKHDFERTPDGPASILADIAREPAHVVKLACKANKITDSLLMLEALRASAAVRPTIALSMGEAGILTRVLARKWGAALTFAVLEAGQESAPGQMPVSQLRETYRWGALNAETRVYGVIGCPVAHSMSPAIMNAAFGEVGHNGVYLPMRVEPDYADFRAFVDGCLRRPWLDLRGCSVTIPHKQNLLRYVEERGGHIEPLARRIGAANTLSVEKGTKPDGSDARVSAYNTDYRGAMDALMAGLAGRGDLGDAAVVVLGAGGASRAIVAGLRDAGCRVTICNRTADKARGLADEFQATARPWEDRARLEADVVVNCTSIGMWPKVDDSPLPGGPRSGNMVVFDTIYNPIETRLLRDARECGCRIIDGVAMFVNQAAAQFQIWTGIPAPIATIRLHLVERLGR from the coding sequence ATGACAACAAAGCTCTGCGTTCCGTTGACAGCGAATACGTATGAGCGCATGGCCGCCGACATCCGGGCCGCAACCGCTGCTCATGCTGACATGATCGAACTGCGACTGGACTACCTTCTGGATCACGACCTGGCGTCGGTCCGCGGCCTGATGGACGCCGCCCGTTCATTTCCGGGCGAGATCATCGTCACCTGCAGACCGGCCGAGGAGGGTGGCCGGTGGGAAGGCGACGAATCGCGGCGGGTGAGCCTCATGGAACTGGCCGGGCTGTGCGGCGCTCATTACCTGGACTTCGAGTATGAGGCCTGGCGGCGGAGTGCCAGTATCCGCCAGAAGATCGGCCTGGTCTGTGATGTGAATGCCGATAGCGGCCGCCCGCGCGCCCGGCTCATCCTGTCCAAGCACGACTTCGAGAGGACCCCCGACGGCCCGGCATCGATTCTCGCCGACATCGCTCGTGAGCCGGCCCATGTTGTCAAGTTGGCGTGCAAGGCAAACAAGATTACCGATTCGCTGCTCATGCTCGAGGCCCTGCGGGCGTCTGCCGCTGTGCGCCCGACCATCGCCCTGTCCATGGGTGAGGCTGGGATACTCACCCGCGTTCTGGCCCGCAAGTGGGGGGCGGCGTTGACGTTTGCAGTCTTGGAAGCGGGGCAGGAGAGCGCTCCCGGCCAGATGCCGGTTTCGCAGCTGCGCGAGACGTACCGCTGGGGCGCACTCAACGCCGAGACCCGTGTCTACGGCGTCATCGGCTGCCCGGTGGCACACTCGATGAGTCCGGCAATCATGAACGCGGCGTTCGGCGAGGTTGGCCACAACGGCGTCTACCTGCCCATGCGGGTCGAGCCGGACTACGCCGACTTCAGGGCCTTCGTCGACGGGTGCCTGCGCCGGCCATGGCTGGACCTGCGGGGTTGCAGCGTGACCATTCCACACAAGCAGAATCTGCTGCGCTACGTTGAGGAACGCGGCGGCCACATCGAGCCGCTGGCTCGCCGGATCGGAGCGGCCAATACGCTGTCTGTGGAGAAAGGCACGAAACCGGACGGCTCCGACGCCCGAGTCTCGGCCTACAACACCGACTACCGGGGGGCGATGGACGCCCTGATGGCCGGCCTGGCCGGGAGGGGCGATCTTGGCGATGCCGCCGTGGTCGTCCTGGGCGCCGGCGGAGCGAGCCGGGCAATTGTGGCCGGTCTGCGCGACGCTGGTTGCCGGGTGACGATCTGCAACCGCACCGCCGACAAGGCCCGCGGACTGGCTGACGAATTCCAGGCCACCGCACGGCCGTGGGAGGATCGCGCCCGGCTCGAGGCCGACGTGGTCGTGAACTGCACCAGTATCGGAATGTGGCCAAAGGTGGACGACTCGCCGCTGCCCGGTGGTCCGCGCTCGGGCAACATGGTCGTGTTTGACACGATCTACAATCCGATCGAAACCCGGTTGCTCCGCGATGCCCGAGAGTGCGGTTGCCGCATCATCGACGGCGTCGCGATGTTCGTCAATCAGGCCGCCGCCCAATTCCAGATCTGGACCGGCATTCCCGCCCCAATCGCCACGATTCGACTTCACCTCGTTGAGCGTCTCGGCCGCTAG
- a CDS encoding 2-isopropylmalate synthase has protein sequence MIRIFDTTLRDGEQSPGASLNTTQKLEIAKQLELLNVDVIEAGFPITSPDDFEAVRQIAGVIRNSAVAGLARCTEKDIVRAAEAVKGAAKPRIHAFCATSAIHRQYKLKRAEKEIIKLSVEGVKLAKGFVDDVEFSPEDASRTELPFLAEVVEAVIEAGATTVNIPDTVGYSTPDHFEDIIKYLFANVKSISKAVISVHCHNDLGLAVANSLAAVRAGARQVECTINGIGERAGNASLEEVVMAIRTRADVFRCQTRINTKRLYPLSRLVSALTGLHVQRNKAIVGENAFAHEAGIHQHGMLAHRSTYEIMNPEDVGITASTLVLGKHSGRHALRERLMQLGFDLDDSRLDQVFAQFKSLADRKKEVFDEDLEAIVRQILDEADDGRAWELVALQTTGGTGVVPTATVRLKNHQNDEVVTDAATGDGPIDAAFTCILRMTGVDAVLKEYDLHALTGGRDAQGEVQLELVARGKSYRGRGRSTDVIEASALAFLNAVNRVVRGLAKALSPPAAAKD, from the coding sequence ATGATCCGCATCTTCGATACCACGCTCCGGGACGGGGAGCAGTCTCCGGGAGCGTCGTTGAACACCACTCAGAAGCTGGAGATCGCCAAGCAGCTCGAGCTCCTTAACGTGGACGTCATCGAAGCCGGTTTTCCCATCACCTCGCCCGACGACTTCGAGGCCGTCCGGCAGATCGCCGGCGTGATCAGGAACAGCGCGGTCGCGGGACTGGCCCGCTGTACGGAGAAAGACATCGTTCGGGCCGCGGAGGCAGTCAAGGGTGCGGCCAAGCCGCGCATCCACGCTTTCTGTGCGACCTCGGCCATTCACCGCCAGTACAAGCTGAAGCGAGCCGAGAAGGAGATCATCAAGCTGAGCGTCGAAGGCGTAAAGCTGGCCAAAGGCTTCGTCGACGACGTCGAATTCTCGCCGGAAGATGCGTCCCGGACCGAGTTGCCCTTTCTGGCCGAGGTCGTCGAAGCCGTCATCGAGGCCGGGGCGACGACGGTGAACATCCCCGACACTGTAGGCTATTCGACCCCCGATCACTTCGAGGACATCATCAAGTATCTCTTCGCCAACGTGAAGAGCATCAGCAAGGCGGTCATCAGCGTCCACTGCCACAACGATCTGGGTTTGGCGGTGGCCAACTCGCTGGCGGCCGTTCGGGCGGGTGCTCGGCAGGTCGAGTGCACCATCAACGGCATCGGCGAACGGGCGGGGAATGCGAGTCTGGAAGAAGTCGTCATGGCCATCCGCACCCGGGCCGACGTCTTCCGGTGTCAGACACGGATCAACACCAAGCGGCTGTATCCGCTGTCCCGCCTGGTAAGTGCATTGACCGGCCTGCATGTCCAGCGGAACAAGGCCATCGTCGGGGAGAACGCGTTTGCCCATGAAGCCGGCATCCATCAGCATGGTATGCTCGCTCACCGGTCCACCTACGAAATCATGAATCCTGAGGACGTGGGCATTACCGCCTCGACGTTGGTGCTCGGCAAGCATTCTGGCCGGCATGCGCTCCGCGAGCGGCTGATGCAGTTGGGTTTTGATCTGGACGACAGCCGGCTGGATCAGGTGTTTGCCCAGTTCAAGAGCTTGGCCGACCGCAAGAAGGAGGTCTTCGACGAGGATCTGGAGGCGATTGTCCGCCAGATCCTGGACGAAGCCGACGATGGCCGGGCTTGGGAACTGGTCGCCCTGCAGACGACTGGCGGAACCGGCGTCGTGCCAACCGCGACCGTTCGTCTGAAGAACCACCAGAACGACGAGGTTGTGACCGACGCCGCCACCGGTGACGGGCCGATCGACGCCGCGTTCACCTGTATCCTGCGCATGACCGGCGTGGATGCGGTGCTCAAGGAGTATGACCTGCACGCCTTGACTGGTGGGCGCGACGCCCAGGGCGAAGTCCAGCTGGAACTCGTGGCCCGCGGCAAATCGTATCGCGGGCGCGGCCGGTCCACCGATGTGATCGAAGCCAGCGCTCTGGCGTTCCTCAATGCCGTCAACCGGGTCGTCAGGGGGCTTGCCAAGGCGCTTAGTCCGCCCGCGGCCGCCAAGGACTGA
- a CDS encoding glycoside hydrolase family 127 protein, with the protein MKPSVFVMAVAMTLAAGLQLRAEPPSHARLQAVPFTQVQIQDEFWLPRIETNRKVTLPHNIKLCEDTKRIDNFAVAGKRKEGKFEGIYYNDSDVYKVIEGAAYTLALHPDKELEAKTDEIIDLITSAQQPDGYLNTYYTLVEPGKRWTDLPVKHELYCAGHMFEAAVAYCQATGKRKFLEASCRMADHIDDVFGPGKLIGYSGHEEIELALVKLYRATGNEKYRKLAERFVAIRGQERNPKEEYRQAHLPVKEQREIVGHAVRAMYLYSGVADIAAMTGDQGYNDAMERLWQNVTGRKMYLTGGIGAEARNEGFSADFDLPNDSAYAETCAAIGMCYWNHRLLLLHADGRFTDILERVMYNGALAGVSLGGDRFFYVNPLASRGGHHRQAWFGTACCPSNVVRWLPSLGGYIYAQNDKGVWVNLYVASTAKMTLAGNEVRLVQETQYPWSGQVKIKLETAKPTSFSVNLHIPAWCEAFAVSVNGGEIAGVKPEKGYLPLCREFKSGDVIDLNLAMPARRVESDPRIKGNVGRVAIERGPLVYCLEGTDNAGRVRNAALPREAKLTEKLEPKLLDGVVVITADALAAGRADWGGALYGKASEAAKAKLTAVPYYAWDNREPGEMVVWIPEATGLAEASLPPTKATRAKVIASRCWERDTVAAVNDGAMPAHSNDTGAPRFTWWPNKGTQEWIEYRFERPEMVSSAEVYWFDDSTTQGGCRVPKSWKLLWKKGDQWEPVQAPAGFPVQRDQFNRVTFTPVPTMTLRIEVQLQDGMSGGILEWRVP; encoded by the coding sequence ATGAAACCCAGTGTGTTTGTGATGGCGGTGGCCATGACCCTGGCCGCGGGACTCCAACTGCGGGCCGAGCCCCCTTCGCATGCCCGATTGCAGGCCGTGCCCTTCACCCAAGTCCAGATCCAGGACGAGTTCTGGCTGCCGCGGATCGAAACCAACCGGAAGGTCACCCTGCCCCATAACATCAAACTGTGCGAGGACACCAAACGAATCGACAACTTCGCCGTCGCCGGCAAGAGAAAGGAGGGCAAGTTCGAGGGAATCTACTACAACGACTCCGACGTCTACAAGGTCATCGAAGGCGCCGCCTACACACTGGCTCTGCACCCCGACAAGGAGTTGGAGGCCAAGACCGATGAGATCATCGACCTCATCACCTCGGCTCAGCAGCCGGACGGCTACCTGAACACCTACTACACGCTGGTTGAGCCCGGCAAGCGATGGACCGACCTGCCGGTCAAGCATGAGCTGTACTGTGCCGGCCACATGTTCGAGGCGGCGGTGGCCTATTGCCAGGCGACCGGCAAGCGCAAGTTCCTCGAGGCCTCCTGTCGCATGGCCGATCATATCGACGATGTGTTCGGACCGGGCAAGCTGATTGGCTACTCGGGCCACGAGGAGATCGAACTGGCCCTGGTCAAGCTCTACCGTGCCACCGGCAACGAGAAGTACCGGAAGCTGGCGGAGAGGTTCGTCGCCATCCGCGGCCAGGAGCGCAACCCGAAGGAGGAGTACCGCCAGGCCCATCTGCCGGTCAAGGAGCAGAGAGAAATCGTGGGGCATGCGGTACGGGCCATGTACCTGTACAGCGGCGTGGCCGACATCGCCGCGATGACCGGCGACCAGGGCTACAACGATGCCATGGAGCGGCTTTGGCAGAACGTCACTGGCCGCAAGATGTACCTGACAGGCGGCATCGGGGCCGAGGCCCGCAACGAGGGTTTCTCCGCCGACTTTGACCTGCCCAACGACTCCGCCTACGCCGAGACCTGCGCCGCGATCGGCATGTGCTATTGGAACCACCGTCTGCTGCTGCTGCATGCCGACGGGCGGTTCACCGACATCCTCGAGCGGGTCATGTACAACGGGGCCCTGGCCGGCGTCTCGCTGGGCGGCGACCGGTTCTTCTACGTGAACCCGCTGGCCAGCCGCGGCGGGCACCATCGCCAAGCGTGGTTCGGCACCGCCTGCTGCCCGAGCAACGTGGTTCGCTGGCTGCCCTCGCTGGGCGGGTACATCTATGCCCAGAACGACAAGGGCGTTTGGGTCAATCTCTATGTGGCCAGCACCGCCAAGATGACGCTGGCGGGCAACGAGGTGAGGCTGGTCCAGGAGACCCAGTATCCCTGGTCCGGTCAGGTCAAGATCAAGCTGGAGACGGCCAAGCCCACCAGCTTCAGCGTGAATCTGCACATCCCCGCGTGGTGCGAGGCCTTCGCAGTCAGCGTGAACGGAGGGGAGATTGCCGGGGTGAAGCCGGAAAAGGGCTACCTGCCCCTCTGCCGGGAGTTCAAGAGCGGGGACGTGATCGACCTCAATCTGGCCATGCCGGCGCGGCGAGTGGAGTCGGACCCGCGGATCAAGGGCAACGTCGGGCGGGTAGCCATCGAGCGCGGCCCGCTGGTCTACTGCCTCGAGGGCACGGACAACGCCGGCAGAGTCCGCAACGCGGCACTTCCCCGAGAAGCCAAGTTGACCGAGAAGCTGGAGCCGAAGCTGCTCGACGGGGTGGTGGTGATTACCGCGGATGCGCTGGCGGCCGGCCGGGCCGACTGGGGTGGGGCGCTGTACGGCAAAGCGAGCGAGGCCGCCAAGGCGAAGCTGACCGCGGTGCCGTACTACGCTTGGGACAACCGCGAGCCGGGCGAAATGGTCGTCTGGATCCCCGAGGCCACCGGCTTGGCCGAGGCGTCGCTTCCGCCGACCAAGGCAACCCGGGCCAAGGTCATCGCCTCCCGATGCTGGGAACGTGACACGGTCGCCGCGGTGAATGACGGGGCCATGCCGGCGCACTCGAACGACACCGGCGCCCCGCGGTTCACCTGGTGGCCGAATAAGGGCACTCAGGAGTGGATCGAGTACCGCTTCGAGCGCCCCGAGATGGTCTCCTCCGCCGAGGTGTACTGGTTCGATGACTCGACCACCCAGGGAGGCTGCCGCGTGCCGAAGTCCTGGAAGCTGCTCTGGAAAAAGGGCGACCAGTGGGAACCAGTGCAGGCCCCGGCGGGATTCCCGGTCCAGCGCGACCAGTTCAACCGGGTGACGTTCACTCCGGTACCTACGATGACGCTCCGGATCGAGGTCCAACTCCAGGATGGGATGAGCGGGGGGATTCTGGAGTGGCGAGTACCGTAG